A window of Ranitomeya variabilis isolate aRanVar5 chromosome 2, aRanVar5.hap1, whole genome shotgun sequence contains these coding sequences:
- the LOC143803713 gene encoding uncharacterized protein LOC143803713, with product MSIKGTVDPSASEAHQVPDTIDAAGAEPTLTTEQDVRPRRVTKPTQKVRENFETTRDEFHDNLEHLWGRVDHYLAALPRYHSDAAGLTATLKSLSAAYDHYQRLSVKYITFLSNCVMEDAPAELTERETLLQEKTSLVRDAQDKAELRIAHLQEVRSHRTTSTKITARSSRSSHSRKSTLSNKLLEIQREEATALAKLKVLEQALGQDDNSDCLIPEEMEDAADRTTDYVLRHSTSAPAPPPVSNTDVPASQEMSPPTADKVTSSTNPQFRQQPTEPLETKPQFNPYAASFRPDLSQSYKPENLHSLRIPQVHPATMTGRSDMSDFARYMIRRELINISLSKFDDRAENYRAWKSTFQAVIQDLNLTGKEQLDLLVNWLGPESAERIKTIRAVHVDYSDAARPKFFEIFNIKGQTTPYTLNTCSGRIQTSGRRASGYIVSSIKGNVHIPLPTIIECDQIPDNREEIPTPEAALHHRHLRHLTNEIPPLDMNADILILLGRDILKVHKVRQQCNGPDDAPYAQRLDLGWVIVGDVCLDRSHKASEVNACKTYVLQNGRATHFKPCLHHYEVKERFSDCIQEPDIIPTPYGDDLGRTVFHTTKDDNKVALSIEDKEFLKIMDSGFFKNESDRWVAPLPFKASRTRLPNNREQALSRFISLQRTLKNKPEMKEHFIAFMDKIFRNDHAEPAPPLQADEECWYLPSFGVYHPRKPKQIRVVFDSSAKHDGVSLNDVLLTGPNLTNNLVGVLMRFRKEPVAITADIEQMFHCFIVQQDHRNYLRFLWHRDNDTNKEMIEYRMKVHVFGNSPSPAVATYGLRRTASDGAAEFGNDAQQFVEKDFYMDDGLKSMPTAEEAIDLLKRTQGPEFLHEQCEETAVEDSFSLQDPDVDPEIRPDVSISTFITKFKEKVGLDCRRFDRFSRWTRLVRAIARLVHIVQCYRNKDSNTDCHGWHICHKPLSAKDIALSELIVIHNVQQNVFSQGTSTFGLQMGWRQFGLARLLQSEDGLSVGLLQELVIDICLSCYTICYCCIACIVFILQVEVSLHALLVNTPNSRLMV from the exons ATGTCCATAAAGGGCACCGTGGACCCATCTGCAAGCGAAGCACATCAGGTTCCCGACACCATAGATGCTGCAGGAGCAGAGCCCACACTTACTACAGAGCAGGACGTACGACCCAGACGTGTAACCAAGCCGACACAAAAGGTCAGAGAGAACTTTGAGACTACTAGAGACGAGTTCCATGATAACCTAGAACATTTATGGGGCAGAGTGGATCACTATTTAGCAGCTCTTCCACGCTATCACAGTGACGCCGCAGGTTTAACCGCCACATTGAAGAGTTTATCTGCCGCCTATGATCACTACCAGAGACTGTCTGTAAAGTACATCACATTCCTGAGTAACTGTGTCATGGAAGATGCCCCAGCAGAACTAACTGAAAGGGAAACTCTTCTCCAAGAAAAGACCTCATTAGTCCGAGATGCTCAGGATAAAGCAGAACTCCGCATCGCTCACCTCCAAGAGGTTAGGTCACATCGCACAACATCGACCAAAAtcacagctcggtcttccagatcatCTCACTCCAGGAAGTCAACATTGTCCAACAAGCTACTGGAGATCC aaagggaagaagcaacagcccTTGCTAAACTGAAGGTCCTTGAACAAGCACTGGGACAAGATGATAATTCGGACTGTCTTATTCCAGAAGAAATGGAGGACGCAGCTGATCGCACTACTGACTACGTGCTAAGACATTCAACATCTGCACCAGCGCCACCTCCAGTTTCTAACACGGATGTGCCCGCAAGTCAAGAAATGTCGCCACCTACTGCCGACAAGGTAACTTCCAGCACTAACCCACAATTTAGGCAACAGCCAACAGAACCTTTAGAGACTAAACCGCAGTTTAACCCTTATGCCGCATCATTTCGTCCTGATTTGTCGCAGTCATATAAGCCAGAGAACTTACATTCCCTACGGATACCACAAGTTCATCCTGCAACAATGACCGGGAGATCGGACATGTCTGACTTCGCCAGATACATGATTCGCCGGGAGTTAATAAACATTAGTCTCTCAAAGTTTGATGATCGTGCTGAGAATTATAGAGCCTGGAAATCCACCTTCCAAGCAGTGATCCAAGACCTTAATCTCACCGGCAAGGAACAACTGGATTTGCTTGTTAACTGGTTAGGCCCTGAATCAGCAGAGCGCATAAAGACAATAAGGGCAGTTCATGTGGACTATTCAGATGCAG caaggcccaaattctttgagatcttcaacataaagggacaaacgactccatacaccctcaacacctgctctggtcgtattcagacttctggcaggagagcctctgggtacatagtctcttcaatcaagggaaacgtgcatatacccttgccaaccataattgaatgtgaccagatacctgataacagggaggagatccccactccggaagccgcacttcatcatcgccacttgaggcatctgactaatgaaattcctcctctggacatgaatgctgatattctaatcctactcggaagggacattctgaaggtccacaaggtacgccaacaatgcaacggcccagatgatgctccatacgcccaaagactcgacctaggctgggtaatcgtgggcgatgtatgtctggataggagtcataagGCATCCGAAGTCAATGCCTGTAAAacgtatgtgctccaaaatggtcgtgcaactcactttaagccatgccttcatcactacgaagtgaaagaaaggttctctgattgcatccaggagcctgacatcatccccactccctacggtgatgacttagggagaacagtgtttcacacaacaaaagatgataacaaagtcgccttatccatagaagacaaggagtttcttaaaatcatggacagtggattcttcaaaaatgaatctgaccgctgggttgctcccttacccttcaaggcttcaaggaccaggcttcctaacaacagagaacaggccttatctagattcatctcactgcagagaacattaaagaacaagcctgaaatgaaggaacatttcatagcttttatggacaagatatttcgcaatgatcacgcagagccagctccaccattgcaagctgatgaagaatgctggtatctaccttcctttggagtgtatcatccaagaaagccaaaacaaatcagagtggtgttcgattcaagcgccaaacatgacggcgtatctctgaatgatgttctcctcactggtccgaacctgactaataacctggtgggagtgctcatgagattcagaaaggaacctgtcgccattaccgctgacatcgaacaaatgttccattgtttcatcgTGCAACAAGATCACAGAAATTATCTCCGTTTTCTATGGCACCGAGACAACGACACCAACAAGGAAATGATCGAATACCGCATGAAGGTGCACGTTTTCGGAAACAGTCCCTCTCCTGCAGTCGCTACATACGGCCTACGTAGGACCGCCTCCGATGGCGCCGCAGAGTTCGGGAACGATGCCCAACAGTTCGTTGAAAAGGACTTCTACATGGACGACGGTCTTAAATCCATGCCTACAGCGGAGGAAGCCATAGATCTGCTCAAACGGACACAAG GACCAGAGTTCCTTCACGAACAGTGCGAAGAGACTGCCGTTGAAGACAGCTTCAGCCTTCAGGATCCAGATGTCGACCCAGAGATCCGTCCTGATGTCAGCATCAGCACCTTCATCACCAAATTCAAGGAGAAGGTTGGCTTGGACTGTCGGCGTTTTGATCGCTTCTCAAGATGGACGAGACTGGTTCGTGCCATTGCAAGGTTAGTACACATTGTGCAATGCTATCGCAATAAGGACAGTAACACTGATTGTCACGGTTGGCATATCTGCCATAAGCCTCTCTCTGCAAAAGACATTGCTCTGAGTGAACTCATTGTGATACACAATGTGCAGCAGAATGTTTTTTCACAAGGAACTTCAACCTTTGGATTACAAATGGGTTGGAGACAGTTTGGCCTAGCGCGGCTTCTCCAATCCGAAGATGGGTTATCCGTTGGATTACTTCAGGAActcgttatagacatttgtctatcttgttatacaatatgttattgttgcattgcatgcattgtttttatcttacaggttgaggtatccctccatgcacttctggttaacactcccaattcgagacttatggtatag